The genomic interval GGCTATTTTGATTTACAGGAGGAGGCCGCAGATTGCATCATTACCCCGGTTCGTCCAAATGGATGGGACGATGCAGGAACCTACCGCCGTATGCACCAGCATGCCTGGACTACACAGGAATGGCAGCCCTATAATACCTGGCAAAATGCTTTCGCGACTATCACCAAAGCAAATACGGTACTTTCCCAGATTGAAGCAGGAACCCTGAAATTGGGTGATATAAAGCCAGCTGTAGTTGCTGAACTTCGCGCAGTCAGGGCATTTGGATACTACCTGCTGCTGGACAACCATGGAAATGTACCAGTCATTCTTAAAATAGACCCCAATGATCATGCTTTGCCTAAACAAAATACAAGGGCCGAGGTATATGCTTTTGTGGTTAAAGAACTCAATGAGGTCATGCCGCTTTTAAGTGAGGACCCAAAAAGCACTTATGGCCGGTTGAACAAATGGGGTGTAAAAGCATTATTGGCTAAAATATACCTGAATTCAGAGATTTATGTCGGCACTGCCGAATATGCGAAATGCATTAAGGAAGCTGACGATATTATCAACAGCAGTAAATACCGACTGGATAATAATTATTCAGATGTATTTACGTATACGAACCAGAATTCTGCTGAAATTATTTTTGCTATTCCATATGACGAAATTTATGGCAGGGGAAATCAGATCCATATGAAAACACTGGATCCCCTGAGCCAGGGTGTTTACCAAATGACTGCACAGCCATGGGGCGGAAACTGTGCTGTTCCACAATTTATCAATACTTATGATCCAGAAGATAGCAGATTGAAGGATTCCTGGATCCAGGGACCCCAGATTAATCCCCTTACGGGGCAGGTGCTGATCAATTATGTGAACGCTGTTCCAGGTATGGGTGGATTAGACGGTATTGTGGCTCCTGGTAATGCAGGGTTTAGGATAGGTAAATTTGTAATTAAACAAAATGCAACTGGTGACCTGGACAATGATTTTCCTTTCCTTCGGTATGGAGATGTACTGATGATGAAAGCAGAAGCTCTTTTGAGAACAGGTAATGCAGCAGGTGCGGCAACTCTGGTTACACAGGTTAGGCAACGCGCATTTAAAAGCAGTGCTGCTAAAGCTGCTGTAAGTGGTGATGATCTTTTAAAAGGAAGCAGGTATCAGTACGGACTACAGACACCAGATGGTAAAGTAGCAGATGTGAATGGTGGTGCAGATATTAAGTACGGACGTTTTCTGGATGAATTGGGATGGGAATTTGCTGCTGAAGCACACCGCAGACAAGATCTGATCCGGTTTGGTGTATACGAAACAAAAAAGTGGTTTAACCATTCACCTAAATCTCCAACACGTACTTTGTTTCCTATTCCCCAGGATGAACTCTCTAAAAATCCGAATTTAAAGCAGAACCCTGGTTATTAATAAACGTTGATTTGACGTATATTAACAAAATGTAACCGTATTTTAACCGATTCGATGGTGAGTTTACTTGTTGAATGTTAATATCTGTATATTAACATTCAACAAACCTAACCAGCCGAACCAACTATGAAAGTACTTCCATTTACATTGCTTGTACCGGACGATAAAAGTGTGATCTCCGAGCATATCGAACTTCCATTTTTTTACCAGTATCTTCACCGTCATGATGAATGGCAGATTACCTGGGTGCAAAAAGGAGAAGGGACGCTGATTACAGGAAACAATATGCACTCATTTAGTTCGGGTGATATTTTTCTTATCGGAGCCAATCTTCCTCATTTGTTTAAATCCAATCCTGAATATTTTGTTGCCGATAAGCGCAAAAGTATCCGGGCTTGTTCATTGTATTTTAATCCCTCAGGAATTCTTGCCGGACTATTTAACCTGCCGGAGATGAAACTGCTTAATTCATTGCTGAAAAATCACAAACATGGCTTCAGGATCCCTGCAAGTCACAGTAAGGAGATCTCTTCCAAAATATTTGATGTTCATCGTGCTTCTGGTACAGATGTACTGTTTAACCTCCTTAAATTGCTGAATACCTTACAGCATGTGAGTGAAAAAGCAGAACCACTTTGCTCTAATGTATACTCTTCTGATATTTCAGAAAGTGAGGGAATCAGGCTCGGCAATATTATCAATTATATTATGCGCAATTACAATAATCAGATTGCGCTGGAAGATATTGCAAATACGGCTTATATGACACCCCAGGCTTTTTGCAGGTATTTTAAAAAACATACAGGGCATACTTTTGTCTCGTTTCTTAACGAAGTGAGAATTAACGATGCCTGTAAAAGCTTGATTGCTGGCAAGAAGATAGATTGTATCTCTGGTGTAGCTTATAAAGCTGGCTTTAATAGTATTACTAATTTTAACCGGGTATTTAAAAGCATTATCGGGCAGTCGCCCAGGGCATATGTAGATGCTTATAATAATGTAAGTAAGGTTAATTCAATGGTTGTTTAACAAATTATAACAATTATGAAACCTGGAACCACTCAATTTAAATCTTCTTTGCGATTAATGGATGCTACTATGCTGGTTGCAGGTAGCATGATCGGTTCTGGCATTTTCATCGTTAGTGCTGATATTACCCGGAATGTTGGAAGTTCGGGCTGGCTGCTGGTCGTATGGCTCATTACCGGATTCATGACCCTTACCGCTGCTTTAAGTTATGGGGAGCTTAGCGCAATGTTTCCTAAGGCAGGAGGACAATATGTTTATTTGAAAGAAGCTTATAATCCGCTGGTGAGTTTTCTGTATGGGTGGAGTTTTTTTACAGTCATCCAAACAGCTACTATAGCTGCGGTAGGTGTGGCCTTTGCTAAATTTACGGCCTATTTGATTCCTGTTTTTAATGAAGACCTGGTAGCCATTGACCTTGGGTTTCTGCATATTTCCACAGCGCAGCTTCTGGCCATTGTCGTAATTGTTCTGCTTACTTATATCAACAGCAGGGGGGTAAACAGCGGCCGGATTATCCAAACTACTTTTACTGTGGCTAAATTGCTGAGCTTATTTGGGCTGATCGTTTTTGGCCTGTTTTTCCTGCAAAAGGATATTTGGCACAATAACTGGAAAGATGCGTGGAATCTGACTTCACTTTCTGTCAGTGGCTATACGGGAAATTATACTACGGTAGCGGCATTTGGTGCTATCGCTGCCGCGATGGTAGGTGCAATATTTAGCAGCGATTCCTGGCATAATGTAACCTTTGTAGCGGGCGAGATTAAAGATCCTAAAAGAAATATCGGCCTTAGCTTAGCTTTGGGGACGATTATGGTTACGGTACTTTATGTGCTGACCAATATCATGTATACCGGTATATTGCCTCTGCACGAAATTGCTTATGCAGATAAAGATAGAGTTGCTGTTACAGCATCACACGTGATCTTCGGCAACTGGGGAACAGTGATTATTTCCCTGATGATCATGGTTTCTACTTTTGGTTGTAATAATGGACTAATTATGGCCGGTGCCAGGGTGTATTACTCTATGGCTAAAGATGGCCTTTTTTTTAAGAAAGTCGGAGTCCTGAATAAAAATGCTGTGCCTGCATTTGGCCTCTGGATCCAATGTGTTTTTGCCTGTTTATGGTGCCTGAGTGGAAAATACGGCGACTTGCTGGATATGATTTCTTTTGTAGTGGTGATGTTTTATATGCTTACGATTACAGGTATTTTTATTCTTCGTAAAAAACGCCCGGATGCAGAAAGACCATATAAAGCCTTTGGCTATCCTGTTTTGCCTTTAATTTATATCGTTATGGGGCTTGCATTTTGTACACTCTTAATTATTTATAAACCAAATTACACCTGGCCCGGGCTCATCATTACCATGATGGGTATTCCTGTATATTATCTGATTGGAAGATATCAAAAAAATTAAACCATGAAAACCATTTCTATTGTAAAGATCTGTGCTGTTTTAATTTGCACAGCCCCTGCTTTTATTGTTCATGCGCAGCAGGTATTGGAGCCTTACAAACCAAACCCTTCCGAAATGTCCATTGCTTATCAGCGAGCCGGCGCCCTGGATTCTTTATTAAGAAAAATAGAAGTTAATTACAATATTTTCCCCGTATGGCAAGCAGATCAAAAATCTTTTTGGTACAAGAAAAATCTAGCCGGAAAAAAATGGAAATATATGTATGTCCATGCCACTGAGGGTATACGGAAAAATGCTTTTGACCATCAGCGGATAGCTGAGGCTCTGCAGAAAGCTACTGGAAAGAATTATGACGCTGAGCAACTTAAACTTACCAAACTGTTTTTTAATGGAGCTGCTGACAAGATCACGGTGAAGACCGGAGATCAATGGTTCAGAATCGATCTGAGAACTTATCAGTGTTTGAAAACTGCAGACACGTTAAAGGATATTTACAATAATAATAGACCTTTACAAGCTGCACATTCCCGTTGGGAAAGCATACCAGATGCAGGTAAATCTCCTGATGGCAAAAAGGAACTATACCTTAAAGAAGGAAATGTCTTTGTAAAGAAACTGGCCGAACGAGAGGATGAGCAGCTTTCCTTTGACGGGACAATAGATAAACCTTATGGGGCATTCAGCTGGTCGCCGGATAGTAAAACATTGTTTGGCTATCGGATTAGTCCGAAGAAAATCAAAGAGGTTTATTATGTATTAAGTTCAGTACCGGGAACCACACGCGGACAGCTGAAATCCAATGAATATGCTCAGCCAGGGGACGCATTTACTTCGTATGCACCTGTTGCTTTTGATCTTGCCACAAAAAAACAAACAAAAGTAGATGCTGAAGAAATTGATTTCTTTGGTGCACCGGAATTGCATTGGCGCCAAGAGAACAATCAGTATTGTATCTATGAAAAAGCAGACCGGGGCCATCAGCGTTTCAGGGTTATCGAAGCAGATGTAAAGAGTGGTAAAACAAGAAATATCATTGATGAAAAAACAGCTACTTTTATTTATGAAAATCGTATTTATACCCATTACCTGCCTGCGACCAATGAGATGATCTGGAGCAGTGAAAAGGATGGTTATCGTCATTTATACCTTGTAAATACGCTTACAGGTAAACAAAAACCTATAACTAAAGGTAACTGGGTGGTCAGGGAAATAGACAGTGTCGATGTTGCTAAACGTGAAATCTGGTTTAGGGCCAGCGGCATTAATGCAGGGGAAGATCCTTATTTTATGCATGCTTACCGAATTGGTTTTGATGGAAAAAAGCAAATTGACCTGACCCCGGAAAAAGGCAACCATATACTGAGCTTTTCGTCTGATAGGGAATATTATCTGGATACTTATTCACAAGTGAATGTTGCACCTGTTTCCGTATTGAAAAGGACCGCAGACACCAAAATAATCTTAGAGCTGGAGCATGGTACTACCAGTAGTTTTTTAGCTGCCGGAGTAAAGTTGCCAGAGGTTTTTGTCTCCAAAGCCAGAGATGGAAAAACAGCTATCTGGGGAATTGTTTGCCGTCCTTCGAAAATGGATGAACATAAGACTTACCCTGTGATTGAATATATTTATGCGGGGCCACAGGACAGCTTTGTGCCAAAAAATTTCTTGCCTTACAGTGAAATGCAAAGTATGGCTGAATTGGGTTTTATTGTAGTCCAGATTGATGGAATGGGTACGGCCAACCGCTCAAAAGCTTTTCATGATGTATGCTGGAAAAACCTGGCCGATGCTGGTTTTGCTGATCGTATTTTATGGATTAAAGCCATGGCAAAGCAATATCAGAACGCAGATATCAGCAGGGTTGGGATATATGGTACTTCTGCTGGAGGGCAGAATTCTACAGGTGCCTTGTTGTTCCATCCTGAGTTTTATAAAGCAGCAGTATCTGCTTGCGGATGTCATGATAACCGTATTGACAAGCAATGGTGGAACGAGCAATGGATGGGATATCCGGTTGGACCTCATTATGAGGAACAGTCTAACATAACTAATGCGGCTAAGTTACAAGGAAATTTATTGCTGATTGTTGGAGAAGCAGATGAAAACGTACCGCCAGAATCTACTTTCCGACTGGCTGATGCCTTGATTAAAGCAAATAAAGACTTTGATTTTTTATGCGTTCCGGGAATGGGACACAGTGATGGCGGCGTTTATGGAAGAAGAAGGAAACGGGACTTCTTTGTTAAAAATCTGCTTTATGCAGAACCACCACAACGAAATACAGCAATACCGGCCAGTAAAGCTGGCCGGTAATCATATGCTCAATACTTTAAGTTATTTCTTAACTGCGCGGATCATATAAATCGGCCCCGCACTGTTTTTTGGTTTAGGAACCAATTTAACAGTTACTTTATTTTTTCCATTGGTAAGTGTAACAGGTATCTCATAAGAAATGTCATAAAAACGGCTTTCTTTATACTTGTTTAAATCCTCTGTGGCAATACTGGTTCCATCAACAAATACTTCGAAGTTTCTGTCCCGGTTATCCATTCCCCAATAAGAGGCTATGAGCGTGCTGGACCGGGTAGAATCTATTTTCATATCGAACTGAAGAAATCCTTGTTCGCCTGCTATCCGCCATTTTTTTCCGTGGTCTTCGCCTGTTTGTGCTTTCTCTTCTTTGAAATTATGATCACGTTCAGGTTGCATCTCTCCAAATCTGAAAAGATCTGTGGTTCTGTCATCCAGTTCTTTTTGTGATTTTTTTTGTTCTTCATACACTTTTTGCTGTACTACCCATTGTTGAGGGCTGAAAAAATCCCAATAAACACTGTAATGCTGGTTTTCTGTCTGATTGAATGGCAGGAGTGTTATATCATGAGGTTTTGCAATACCTGTTGTTTGAAAGCGGAGCTGTTTTTGATCCACCATCTTTAGCCATTCTTTCGGATCTTGTGCTGCACTTACAAATACAGGTATACCTTTTACAGGATCTGGTTCAGTTAAACCAAGGTCGCCAGCCAGGAGTACGGGGCCATAGAATACCGCCCTGCGGTTAGGATTGTCAGGCATGGACTCTGTATACAATTTTTCGGGTGTAGTATATTCAATTTTATCGTTGTTTTTCCAGTTTCTGCGAATAACATAGTACCCGTTTTCTTCAATTCCATTTTCCGGTTTTCCGTTAACTTGTATTTTAATGTTAGCCGACCACTTAGGCTTTCTGATTCTGATGGCAAAATTTGAAGACTTGGTCCTGTTGATCAGCAGGGTGGTTTTATCTCCATAAGGTAAGTCAGAATTCTGTGTGATTTTTAGATCTTTGTCTTTCCAGTTCAACACAGAAGGGATAAAGAGGTTTACATATAAGCTTCCGTCTGCACCTTTAAAGTAAATGCTTTCGTTGTATTTGACATGGTTTTCCATACCTGTACCCACACAGCAGGTAAAACTGTCGTAGGGATCACTATATTCTTTCTTGCCG from Pedobacter sp. WC2423 carries:
- a CDS encoding APC family permease produces the protein MKPGTTQFKSSLRLMDATMLVAGSMIGSGIFIVSADITRNVGSSGWLLVVWLITGFMTLTAALSYGELSAMFPKAGGQYVYLKEAYNPLVSFLYGWSFFTVIQTATIAAVGVAFAKFTAYLIPVFNEDLVAIDLGFLHISTAQLLAIVVIVLLTYINSRGVNSGRIIQTTFTVAKLLSLFGLIVFGLFFLQKDIWHNNWKDAWNLTSLSVSGYTGNYTTVAAFGAIAAAMVGAIFSSDSWHNVTFVAGEIKDPKRNIGLSLALGTIMVTVLYVLTNIMYTGILPLHEIAYADKDRVAVTASHVIFGNWGTVIISLMIMVSTFGCNNGLIMAGARVYYSMAKDGLFFKKVGVLNKNAVPAFGLWIQCVFACLWCLSGKYGDLLDMISFVVVMFYMLTITGIFILRKKRPDAERPYKAFGYPVLPLIYIVMGLAFCTLLIIYKPNYTWPGLIITMMGIPVYYLIGRYQKN
- a CDS encoding prolyl oligopeptidase family serine peptidase, with product MKTISIVKICAVLICTAPAFIVHAQQVLEPYKPNPSEMSIAYQRAGALDSLLRKIEVNYNIFPVWQADQKSFWYKKNLAGKKWKYMYVHATEGIRKNAFDHQRIAEALQKATGKNYDAEQLKLTKLFFNGAADKITVKTGDQWFRIDLRTYQCLKTADTLKDIYNNNRPLQAAHSRWESIPDAGKSPDGKKELYLKEGNVFVKKLAEREDEQLSFDGTIDKPYGAFSWSPDSKTLFGYRISPKKIKEVYYVLSSVPGTTRGQLKSNEYAQPGDAFTSYAPVAFDLATKKQTKVDAEEIDFFGAPELHWRQENNQYCIYEKADRGHQRFRVIEADVKSGKTRNIIDEKTATFIYENRIYTHYLPATNEMIWSSEKDGYRHLYLVNTLTGKQKPITKGNWVVREIDSVDVAKREIWFRASGINAGEDPYFMHAYRIGFDGKKQIDLTPEKGNHILSFSSDREYYLDTYSQVNVAPVSVLKRTADTKIILELEHGTTSSFLAAGVKLPEVFVSKARDGKTAIWGIVCRPSKMDEHKTYPVIEYIYAGPQDSFVPKNFLPYSEMQSMAELGFIVVQIDGMGTANRSKAFHDVCWKNLADAGFADRILWIKAMAKQYQNADISRVGIYGTSAGGQNSTGALLFHPEFYKAAVSACGCHDNRIDKQWWNEQWMGYPVGPHYEEQSNITNAAKLQGNLLLIVGEADENVPPESTFRLADALIKANKDFDFLCVPGMGHSDGGVYGRRRKRDFFVKNLLYAEPPQRNTAIPASKAGR
- a CDS encoding AraC family transcriptional regulator, whose amino-acid sequence is MKVLPFTLLVPDDKSVISEHIELPFFYQYLHRHDEWQITWVQKGEGTLITGNNMHSFSSGDIFLIGANLPHLFKSNPEYFVADKRKSIRACSLYFNPSGILAGLFNLPEMKLLNSLLKNHKHGFRIPASHSKEISSKIFDVHRASGTDVLFNLLKLLNTLQHVSEKAEPLCSNVYSSDISESEGIRLGNIINYIMRNYNNQIALEDIANTAYMTPQAFCRYFKKHTGHTFVSFLNEVRINDACKSLIAGKKIDCISGVAYKAGFNSITNFNRVFKSIIGQSPRAYVDAYNNVSKVNSMVV
- a CDS encoding RagB/SusD family nutrient uptake outer membrane protein; the protein is MQTKILYILIAAFGCAGTMSSCTKLNEEVYSEVLPSKFTPTEKDLPTILAPTYASLRTVMCGWQGYFDLQEEAADCIITPVRPNGWDDAGTYRRMHQHAWTTQEWQPYNTWQNAFATITKANTVLSQIEAGTLKLGDIKPAVVAELRAVRAFGYYLLLDNHGNVPVILKIDPNDHALPKQNTRAEVYAFVVKELNEVMPLLSEDPKSTYGRLNKWGVKALLAKIYLNSEIYVGTAEYAKCIKEADDIINSSKYRLDNNYSDVFTYTNQNSAEIIFAIPYDEIYGRGNQIHMKTLDPLSQGVYQMTAQPWGGNCAVPQFINTYDPEDSRLKDSWIQGPQINPLTGQVLINYVNAVPGMGGLDGIVAPGNAGFRIGKFVIKQNATGDLDNDFPFLRYGDVLMMKAEALLRTGNAAGAATLVTQVRQRAFKSSAAKAAVSGDDLLKGSRYQYGLQTPDGKVADVNGGADIKYGRFLDELGWEFAAEAHRRQDLIRFGVYETKKWFNHSPKSPTRTLFPIPQDELSKNPNLKQNPGY